A single region of the Chryseobacterium culicis genome encodes:
- a CDS encoding UbiA family prenyltransferase has product MNSEKETFQSKNYISKSLFYRFSQFVGFLLGARFFVAALLTFALYVSTFFLFNQDESFRKFVFDFKVHGIIFCTVLTILAGGIINQFYDLEKDHVVKPFRTRVQSFIKQKYFLYAYLALSVISLGVAWMISHNVFVFFVVYQFFMWFYSHKLSRILILNNLTFVSLTLYPFFGMMVYYETFSKKVFLMAVFLFLILLCIDIVKDTLTRSVDKAFGYTTIPNYFKSRNTKIILTSLLAVTMAVSMNIITKTGITGFMAYYFAGGLFVMILCIYLLLNASRRTNFFTLNVLRFWVFVGIIAMLLNGIEHKL; this is encoded by the coding sequence ATGAATTCTGAAAAAGAAACTTTCCAATCTAAAAACTATATCTCAAAATCTTTATTTTACAGATTTTCGCAATTCGTTGGGTTTTTACTCGGAGCACGCTTTTTTGTGGCTGCTTTGTTGACATTTGCGCTCTATGTTTCTACTTTTTTCCTGTTCAATCAGGATGAATCTTTCAGAAAATTCGTATTCGATTTCAAAGTACATGGTATTATTTTTTGTACCGTCCTTACCATTCTTGCGGGTGGCATTATCAACCAATTCTATGATCTGGAGAAAGATCATGTAGTAAAACCTTTCAGAACCAGAGTTCAGAGCTTCATCAAACAGAAATATTTTCTATATGCCTATCTGGCACTCAGTGTTATTTCTTTAGGAGTAGCCTGGATGATTTCTCATAATGTATTTGTTTTTTTTGTTGTATATCAGTTCTTTATGTGGTTTTACAGCCATAAACTGAGCCGAATACTGATCTTAAATAACCTTACTTTTGTCAGCCTCACCCTGTATCCGTTCTTTGGAATGATGGTGTACTATGAAACCTTTTCAAAAAAGGTTTTCCTGATGGCTGTTTTTCTATTTCTTATCCTTTTGTGTATTGATATTGTGAAAGATACCCTTACCAGAAGTGTAGATAAAGCATTTGGATATACTACAATTCCCAATTATTTTAAAAGCCGGAATACAAAAATTATTCTGACCTCTTTATTAGCAGTTACCATGGCAGTTTCTATGAATATCATTACAAAAACTGGTATTACAGGGTTCATGGCTTATTATTTTGCAGGAGGACTTTTTGTAATGATACTTTGTATTTACCTTCTTTTAAACGCATCGAGAAGAACTAACTTCTTCACATTGAATGTATTACGATTTTGGGTTTTCGTTGGAATCATAGCAATGCTTTTAAACGGAATAGAACATAAATTGTAA
- a CDS encoding DUF4920 domain-containing protein, with protein MKFKAILFTAALTASSLAFAQSGPPEGKALVGDTYGDQVNSSAESKAITVEKLTKQLKKDNKKVENVSVKGKVTDVCDKKGCWLTIQTEDNSKFFVKMKDYAFFVPTALKGKNVVLEGNAERKVTSVNEQKHYAEDAKKPQSEIDAITQPKEEIRFVANGIKVVN; from the coding sequence ATGAAATTTAAAGCGATATTATTTACAGCAGCTTTAACAGCTTCTTCATTAGCATTTGCCCAGTCTGGTCCTCCGGAAGGGAAAGCTTTGGTAGGTGATACATACGGAGATCAGGTAAATTCTTCTGCTGAATCCAAAGCCATCACAGTAGAAAAACTGACTAAGCAGCTTAAAAAAGATAACAAAAAAGTTGAAAATGTATCTGTTAAAGGAAAAGTAACCGATGTATGTGATAAAAAAGGATGCTGGCTTACCATCCAGACAGAAGACAATTCTAAGTTTTTTGTAAAAATGAAAGACTATGCTTTCTTCGTACCTACAGCCTTAAAAGGGAAAAACGTTGTGTTAGAAGGAAATGCAGAAAGAAAAGTAACTTCTGTAAACGAACAGAAACACTATGCAGAAGATGCTAAGAAGCCTCAATCTGAAATTGATGCGATTACACAGCCTAAGGAAGAGATCAGGTTTGTTGCTAATGGTATTAAAGTGGTTAACTAA
- a CDS encoding proline dehydrogenase family protein — MPIFNDTKIAFADKSDAQLRKAYWMFKMIEQPALTSLGTSVLNFTVHNNFPFVTGIVKNTLFAQFCGGETREESMKVVKQLFKRGVGSIFDYSIEGKEDEETFDAVCKEIKDIVRFSVGNPAIPFIVFKPTAFGRIDLYEAVGKGAELTTSQKEEWERVVKRFDEVCSLCHEHDKKVMVDAEETWMQDAADHLCEEMMEKYNQQKPIVWNTIQMYRTGRLEYMEAHLQRAREKNYFIGYKIVRGAYMEKERARAAEKGYADPIQPTKEASDKNYNAGIDFVMDHLDKVSAFFGTHNEISSELIMDKMKAKSLENGNPHVYFGQLYGMSDNITFYLSDKGYNVAKYLPYGPVKDVVPYLTRRAQENTSVAGQTGRELGLIKKELERRKK; from the coding sequence ATGCCCATTTTTAATGATACTAAAATTGCATTTGCAGACAAGTCTGATGCACAATTGAGAAAGGCTTACTGGATGTTTAAAATGATTGAACAGCCCGCTCTTACAAGCCTTGGAACATCTGTTCTGAATTTCACAGTACACAACAACTTTCCTTTCGTTACCGGAATTGTAAAAAATACCTTATTTGCACAGTTCTGTGGTGGAGAAACCCGTGAAGAAAGTATGAAAGTTGTAAAGCAGCTGTTTAAAAGAGGAGTTGGAAGTATTTTCGATTATTCTATTGAAGGGAAAGAAGATGAGGAAACTTTTGATGCTGTTTGCAAAGAAATTAAGGATATTGTAAGATTCTCAGTAGGAAATCCGGCAATCCCTTTTATTGTATTTAAACCTACTGCTTTCGGAAGAATTGATTTATATGAAGCTGTTGGAAAAGGTGCAGAGCTTACTACAAGCCAGAAAGAAGAATGGGAAAGAGTAGTGAAAAGATTTGATGAAGTTTGCAGTCTTTGCCACGAGCATGATAAAAAAGTAATGGTAGATGCTGAAGAAACCTGGATGCAGGATGCAGCAGATCACCTTTGCGAAGAGATGATGGAGAAATATAACCAGCAAAAGCCTATCGTTTGGAATACCATCCAGATGTACAGAACCGGAAGGCTGGAATATATGGAAGCTCATCTTCAGAGAGCAAGAGAGAAGAACTACTTCATCGGTTACAAAATTGTGCGTGGTGCTTACATGGAGAAAGAAAGAGCCAGAGCTGCGGAAAAAGGATATGCAGATCCTATCCAACCTACTAAAGAGGCTTCAGATAAAAATTACAATGCAGGAATTGACTTTGTAATGGATCATTTGGATAAGGTTTCAGCGTTTTTCGGAACCCATAACGAAATCTCTTCTGAATTGATTATGGATAAAATGAAAGCAAAATCTCTTGAAAACGGGAATCCACATGTTTATTTCGGACAGCTTTACGGAATGAGTGATAATATTACTTTCTATTTGTCAGATAAAGGCTATAATGTAGCTAAATATCTTCCATACGGACCTGTAAAGGATGTTGTTCCTTATTTGACGAGAAGAGCTCAGGAAAACACCTCTGTGGCCGGACAAACCGGGAGAGAGCTTGGACTGATTAAAAAAGAACTTGAAAGAAGAAAGAAATAA
- a CDS encoding helix-turn-helix domain-containing protein codes for MSLNERISKIIEYSNLTPSEFADEIDVQRSSISHITSGRNKPSLEFIIKIKSRFPELLWDWLVTGEGEMLKSQLPETEISEDHIEEEKIKTTPLPDLFTMMNDDDEFGSDETEIETPKPSPGESFIPTQDKTPEKISDSQRLENTSDQLLGQLFGNQQSKIKRIVLFYENGKFESFEP; via the coding sequence ATGAGTTTAAATGAAAGAATTTCCAAAATTATAGAGTATTCCAATCTGACACCTTCTGAGTTTGCTGATGAGATTGACGTACAGCGTTCATCTATTTCGCATATTACTTCAGGAAGAAACAAGCCGTCTCTTGAGTTTATCATAAAAATAAAATCCCGTTTCCCGGAACTTCTTTGGGACTGGCTGGTTACTGGAGAAGGTGAGATGCTGAAATCCCAACTGCCGGAAACCGAAATTAGCGAAGATCATATAGAGGAAGAGAAAATAAAAACAACTCCACTACCCGACCTTTTCACCATGATGAATGATGATGATGAATTTGGAAGTGATGAAACAGAAATAGAAACTCCAAAACCAAGTCCTGGAGAATCGTTTATACCGACCCAAGATAAGACGCCTGAAAAAATATCAGATTCTCAGCGATTAGAAAATACCAGCGATCAATTATTAGGACAACTATTTGGTAATCAACAAAGTAAAATAAAGCGTATTGTTTTGTTCTACGAAAACGGAAAATTCGAAAGTTTTGAGCCTTAA
- a CDS encoding mevalonate kinase, whose amino-acid sequence MTNPLFYAKIILFGEYGMIEDSQGLVVPYSFYKGTLKFSDLSSEFELNSNRHLQKYSDFLTALDLSDDFKLDIESFKNDISNGLFFDSNIPQGYGVGSSGALVAAIFEKYSVSKLNPENISKDNLKKLKAVFGEMESYFHGKSSGMDPLICYMNLPILIENKENLDRVNIPEGEEGKGAIFLIDSGITGETGPMIQIFFEKMKTEGFRKTLKEEFIRYNNACIESFLKKDMNPFFRNLKKLSHWAYEHFRPMIPESIFNIWKKGLDSNAYYLKLCGSGGGGYILGFTKDYAKAEKMLEGFQKEVIYRF is encoded by the coding sequence ATGACCAACCCTTTATTTTATGCAAAAATAATTCTGTTTGGAGAATATGGAATGATTGAAGATTCCCAGGGACTTGTAGTACCTTACAGTTTCTATAAGGGAACTTTAAAATTTTCAGATTTAAGTTCTGAATTTGAACTTAATTCCAACAGACATCTGCAGAAATATTCAGACTTTCTTACAGCCCTTGATCTTTCCGATGATTTTAAGTTGGATATTGAGAGCTTCAAAAATGATATTTCAAACGGACTTTTCTTTGATTCCAATATTCCTCAAGGATATGGAGTAGGAAGTTCCGGAGCTTTGGTAGCTGCTATTTTCGAAAAATATTCAGTCAGTAAACTTAATCCTGAGAATATCTCAAAAGATAATCTTAAGAAATTAAAAGCTGTTTTTGGAGAAATGGAAAGCTATTTCCATGGGAAAAGTTCAGGAATGGATCCATTGATCTGTTACATGAATCTGCCAATTCTCATTGAAAATAAAGAAAATTTAGACAGGGTAAATATTCCCGAAGGAGAAGAAGGAAAAGGGGCAATTTTTCTGATTGATTCAGGAATAACGGGTGAAACCGGGCCCATGATTCAAATTTTCTTTGAGAAAATGAAAACAGAAGGTTTCCGTAAAACCCTGAAGGAAGAGTTTATCCGTTACAATAATGCGTGTATTGAATCTTTCCTTAAAAAAGACATGAATCCATTCTTCAGAAATCTTAAAAAGCTTTCTCACTGGGCGTATGAACATTTCCGCCCTATGATTCCTGAAAGTATTTTTAATATCTGGAAAAAAGGACTGGATTCTAATGCCTATTATCTGAAACTGTGTGGAAGCGGTGGAGGTGGTTACATCTTAGGATTTACCAAAGACTACGCAAAAGCAGAAAAAATGCTTGAAGGCTTCCAAAAAGAAGTGATTTACAGATTTTAA
- a CDS encoding M14 family zinc carboxypeptidase: MNFEQIYSQNPDFSNRYISPEKLFSYLQNNLSDYIQEIGRSYLDKPIYQLSVGTGNINVLAWSQMHGNESNATHAMLDLLVSLDKAPEMKKDLFSKIKLDFIFMLNPDGSERWTRLNAADIDLNRDFHNEASKEIKFLKKAVASKKYDYALNLHEQRTIFTTDGIHPATLSFLAPSENVERTVTENRKKCMAVIGSVYNHLKEMIPHQIGRYSDEFYPTSTGDNFIKAGMPTILFEGGHFVDDYTRTGTRKYYTIALYYALKAISELNSNSTGWENYLEIPENKETHYDIIYRNVKLNTEHECILDIAVQFREIKEEGKSEISFIPFVMEAGDVKQRKGWLEIDCTGKKFISATKYPKLDAVVDFKIED; the protein is encoded by the coding sequence ATGAATTTTGAACAGATCTATTCTCAAAACCCCGATTTCTCAAATCGCTATATTTCCCCTGAAAAATTATTTTCTTACCTACAGAACAATCTCAGCGATTATATTCAGGAGATCGGAAGATCGTATTTAGATAAACCTATTTATCAGCTAAGCGTCGGAACCGGAAACATTAATGTATTGGCCTGGTCACAAATGCACGGCAATGAATCCAATGCTACTCATGCCATGCTTGATCTTTTGGTGAGCCTTGATAAAGCTCCTGAAATGAAAAAGGATTTATTCAGTAAAATAAAACTGGATTTTATATTCATGCTGAATCCGGACGGATCGGAGAGATGGACCAGACTGAATGCAGCTGATATTGATCTTAACAGAGATTTTCATAATGAGGCTAGTAAGGAGATTAAATTTCTGAAAAAAGCTGTTGCTTCTAAAAAGTATGATTATGCACTAAATCTTCATGAGCAGAGAACCATCTTTACAACCGATGGTATTCATCCTGCCACTCTTTCCTTTTTGGCACCTTCCGAAAATGTAGAACGTACTGTTACAGAAAATAGAAAGAAATGTATGGCTGTGATCGGAAGTGTATACAATCATTTAAAGGAAATGATCCCTCATCAGATTGGAAGATATTCTGATGAATTCTATCCGACTTCTACAGGAGATAACTTTATAAAAGCCGGAATGCCTACAATTCTATTTGAAGGCGGACATTTTGTGGATGATTATACCAGAACAGGTACAAGAAAGTATTATACAATTGCTCTTTATTATGCTTTGAAAGCAATCAGTGAACTGAACTCTAATAGTACTGGATGGGAAAATTATCTTGAAATTCCTGAGAATAAAGAAACGCATTATGATATTATTTACAGAAATGTAAAACTGAACACAGAACATGAATGTATTTTGGACATAGCAGTTCAGTTTAGAGAAATAAAAGAAGAAGGAAAAAGTGAAATCTCATTTATTCCTTTCGTAATGGAAGCAGGGGATGTAAAACAGAGAAAAGGCTGGCTGGAAATAGACTGTACCGGAAAGAAATTTATTTCTGCAACTAAATATCCGAAACTGGATGCTGTTGTAGATTTTAAAATTGAAGACTAA
- a CDS encoding M12 family metallo-peptidase, whose translation MRKLLLFSSFLWGIFCIAQNLKPLARKIHEYEKLKVRSHTYGLFDLKNTGDLSDLKRIATDAAIFKLDQAQLKKLMLESPEFLEVSFPFDGNKEITVQLYKKSIFADGFNVKTKKDERVSYKPGIYYRGIVKGNDESLAAFSFFDNDIVGVISTPALGNVVIGKLKDSEDFVSYSENKLTVQNSFVCEADEIMGNKGQKNSLQPDQLTQKTITDNCVRTYYEVGYKPYENNGFNVTSTVNWMTAMHNNVETLYFNDDIRISLSEIYVWTTPDPYTGGHDANLAMFSNNRPLFNGDIASLIVSPSSTGVAYLNSLCSDLKYCFSPVRSYYEQFPLFSWNIFIIAHEMGHGLGSPHTHACAWNGNNTAIDGCGAQAGSQGSTCPGPIPGSSGGTIMSYCHLVAGTGINFSNGFGAQPAELIRSIINSKSCLGTNCTSSCEITVLDVSVSDVTQNSANIFIMDGSLSSWRYRLCKIDGTVVQSGTTNSNSFIINNLEPNTYYNLFVGSECSGPLAFQKHRTFLTDGNWCSGVRFTDSGGLSGGYSNNEKLTKTFYPLSNSKLTLHFSEFNLESFKDYMYVYNGPTAGSPLFPNGNNLTGSLVPGPFVSTDPTGAITVEFFSNESGTANGWNAGFLCKFLGVEDIETNNNTVSIYPNPAKTMIIISSKENLKSYKMFDEAGRLVTSASSLKGSKTEINLSSIQTGNYVISIETEKQTINKKLIKQ comes from the coding sequence ATGCGAAAACTCCTTTTATTCAGCTCCTTTTTATGGGGTATCTTTTGTATTGCCCAAAATTTAAAACCTTTAGCTCGCAAAATCCATGAGTATGAAAAATTAAAGGTTCGTAGCCATACCTATGGCTTATTTGATCTGAAAAATACAGGTGATTTGTCTGATCTTAAGAGGATAGCAACCGATGCAGCTATTTTTAAACTTGATCAGGCTCAGCTTAAAAAACTGATGCTTGAGAGCCCTGAGTTTCTTGAAGTATCTTTTCCTTTTGATGGAAATAAAGAAATAACAGTTCAGTTATATAAAAAATCAATTTTTGCTGATGGTTTTAATGTAAAAACTAAAAAAGATGAACGGGTTTCTTACAAGCCGGGAATCTATTATCGGGGTATTGTGAAAGGGAATGATGAATCTCTTGCAGCTTTTAGTTTTTTTGACAATGATATTGTCGGAGTTATTTCAACTCCTGCTCTGGGGAATGTTGTTATTGGTAAGCTTAAAGACTCCGAAGATTTTGTAAGTTATTCAGAAAATAAACTAACAGTACAAAACAGTTTTGTTTGCGAGGCAGATGAAATAATGGGAAACAAAGGGCAAAAAAACTCTCTTCAGCCTGATCAGCTTACCCAAAAGACAATAACTGATAATTGCGTAAGGACTTATTATGAAGTAGGATATAAACCTTACGAAAATAATGGTTTTAATGTAACATCCACCGTTAATTGGATGACTGCTATGCATAATAATGTCGAAACATTATATTTTAATGATGATATCCGGATATCTTTAAGTGAAATTTATGTCTGGACAACCCCAGATCCTTATACAGGAGGACATGATGCGAATTTAGCAATGTTTAGCAATAACAGACCTCTGTTTAACGGAGATATTGCCAGTTTAATAGTTTCACCTTCAAGTACAGGCGTAGCCTATCTGAATTCACTTTGCTCAGATTTGAAATATTGCTTTTCTCCTGTTCGTTCATATTATGAACAGTTTCCATTGTTTTCCTGGAATATTTTTATAATTGCCCATGAAATGGGACATGGCTTAGGGTCTCCCCATACCCACGCCTGTGCATGGAATGGTAATAATACTGCTATTGATGGATGTGGAGCTCAGGCCGGATCTCAAGGCAGTACATGTCCCGGACCAATTCCGGGAAGCTCAGGAGGAACCATAATGAGCTATTGTCATTTAGTTGCCGGAACTGGAATCAATTTTAGTAATGGTTTTGGGGCACAACCTGCAGAACTTATAAGAAGTATCATTAATTCTAAATCTTGTCTTGGAACAAACTGTACTTCTTCATGTGAGATTACCGTACTGGATGTCAGTGTTTCTGATGTAACTCAAAACTCAGCAAATATTTTTATTATGGATGGAAGTCTGTCATCCTGGAGATACAGACTTTGTAAAATTGACGGCACAGTTGTACAATCAGGAACTACTAATTCTAATAGCTTTATAATAAACAATCTTGAACCGAACACGTATTACAATTTATTTGTAGGAAGCGAATGCTCAGGTCCATTGGCATTTCAGAAACACAGAACATTTTTAACAGATGGAAACTGGTGTTCTGGGGTACGGTTTACAGATTCCGGAGGTCTTTCCGGAGGGTATAGTAACAACGAAAAGTTAACCAAAACTTTTTACCCACTTTCCAATTCCAAACTGACATTGCATTTCAGTGAATTTAATTTAGAAAGTTTTAAAGACTATATGTATGTATATAATGGACCTACAGCCGGATCTCCATTGTTTCCGAATGGAAATAATCTTACGGGTTCTTTGGTTCCCGGGCCATTTGTATCTACAGATCCTACCGGAGCTATTACCGTTGAGTTTTTCTCCAATGAATCAGGTACAGCAAACGGATGGAATGCCGGATTTTTATGCAAGTTTTTAGGAGTTGAAGATATTGAAACAAATAACAATACCGTTTCAATTTACCCGAATCCGGCAAAAACAATGATCATCATTTCATCCAAAGAAAATTTAAAATCCTATAAAATGTTTGATGAAGCGGGAAGATTGGTAACATCAGCTTCTTCTCTGAAAGGAAGTAAAACAGAGATCAATCTATCTTCCATACAAACAGGGAATTATGTCATTAGCATTGAAACAGAGAAGCAGACAATCAACAAAAAATTGATCAAACAGTAA